The following proteins come from a genomic window of Leptospira andrefontaineae:
- a CDS encoding putative solute-binding protein yields the protein MKKFLILSVIILGTWMSVGVGAAETVDRSMCVFDPSGAHGDVFKAAQRYQAQALTWGIRLDLKAYTDEVVANSDFKAGKCNMAFLTSLRVRSYVHESGSIEAIGALPSYDLLRKTIEALSNPKVRELNTDGDYETMAMFPGGAVYLLLRDKNLKDIKDLAGRKIATLTYDQAATTMVDIVGASMVPAEIATFAGIFNNGRADACYSPAIGIKPLELMKGISPNGGIVRFPIGQLTFQIVARHKDFAEGYGNTSRAWAATQFDAMLSLTKKAEQEIPAKYWIEVPKDLQKNYFEKFREVRIRLRDKKVYHPTILKLMKRVRCSADKEAVECSDNLE from the coding sequence ATGAAGAAGTTTCTCATTCTATCGGTAATCATTCTCGGGACTTGGATGTCCGTAGGTGTGGGAGCAGCGGAGACGGTGGATCGATCCATGTGTGTATTCGATCCTTCCGGCGCGCACGGAGACGTGTTTAAAGCGGCACAAAGATACCAAGCACAAGCTTTAACATGGGGAATCCGTCTAGACCTTAAAGCTTACACGGACGAAGTGGTGGCAAACTCCGACTTCAAAGCCGGAAAATGTAATATGGCATTCTTAACTTCTCTTAGAGTAAGAAGTTACGTACATGAATCAGGATCCATCGAAGCGATCGGTGCATTGCCAAGTTATGACCTTCTCCGTAAAACAATCGAAGCATTATCAAATCCTAAAGTAAGGGAATTAAACACTGACGGCGACTACGAGACCATGGCTATGTTCCCTGGTGGAGCAGTTTATCTTTTATTAAGAGACAAGAACTTGAAAGATATCAAGGACTTGGCCGGTAGAAAGATCGCCACTTTAACTTATGACCAAGCTGCCACTACTATGGTTGATATTGTAGGAGCTTCTATGGTTCCTGCTGAGATCGCTACTTTTGCCGGTATTTTTAATAACGGAAGAGCGGATGCTTGTTATTCTCCGGCAATCGGGATCAAACCTTTGGAACTTATGAAAGGTATTTCTCCGAACGGTGGGATCGTACGTTTTCCAATAGGGCAATTGACCTTCCAAATCGTGGCTCGCCACAAAGATTTTGCAGAAGGTTACGGAAATACTTCTAGAGCATGGGCTGCAACTCAGTTCGATGCAATGCTTTCTCTTACCAAAAAGGCAGAGCAAGAAATTCCAGCTAAGTATTGGATAGAAGTTCCAAAAGACCTTCAAAAGAATTATTTCGAAAAATTTAGAGAAGTAAGGATTAGGCTGAGAGACAAAAAAGTATATCATCCTACCATTCTGAAATTAATGAAAAGGGTCCGTTGCAGCGCTGATAAAGAAGCAGTTGAGTGCTCGGATAACTTGGAATAA
- a CDS encoding TRAP transporter large permease subunit — MWRKIVSWAVLFFLFVPLVQSGSQLVQARLLGLGGSIWPNYAMIRNVCIADPNAEADTKAEVSQADMDALDDIGLGDTSGGKNITAPTGPTETQLELEKLAGSLTTGQKLYCGFERRLSWITISAIDYIPMTMVFLLIVAGTVSTTRRYHIALRNPENSKEEKITEWSQIIANTIIMVSAAFMYPLQKGVEAQIQVLWVLGLLLLAGLNFYNLKNPVFKNGEGKQNTKLSNALLCVPLYAWMALICGLYFFILEKHPAGLAIYLQKLTAHAQLYIQIGLYVWTGILLRDTSLGKRFFDLLNPWKLPSELMAVIIVVVAALPTAYSGASGIVVLALGATIFKELRRAGASQERALAATAMSGSLGVVLPPCLLVVIVASLNLEVTTDELFHWGWRVFALSSTLFLIVSWFSRTESWKIRPEQDAFKKSLLAFKSFSVYLVISIAIVLTIVLALGTHFDERTAPYILPIAMLALLFIDYRISKKEKLEKGETHNEEVELSRTSYDAGSHLGALLLLMGLSACMGGVFERSEVINLFPTQLGSPMSAMLILTFALVIIGMLMDPYGAVILVSVTLYPIAKANGIHPLNFWMTALVSFELGYLTPPVALNHLLTKHVVRDLLIEDKSLEGKGFFARHEHIVIPIIVLTLTLLVTAFGPILYSKYAG, encoded by the coding sequence ATGTGGAGAAAAATCGTTTCCTGGGCGGTATTATTCTTTTTATTCGTACCCCTTGTTCAAAGTGGAAGCCAGTTAGTTCAGGCTAGGTTGCTAGGTTTAGGCGGAAGTATTTGGCCGAACTACGCAATGATCCGAAATGTTTGTATTGCCGATCCGAATGCGGAAGCGGACACAAAGGCAGAAGTCAGCCAAGCGGATATGGACGCCTTGGATGATATTGGTCTTGGAGATACTTCCGGTGGGAAGAATATAACAGCTCCTACAGGACCAACTGAAACACAATTGGAGTTGGAGAAGCTTGCAGGCTCTCTAACAACAGGACAGAAATTATATTGTGGATTTGAGCGCAGGCTTTCTTGGATTACAATCTCAGCCATAGATTATATTCCTATGACCATGGTATTCCTACTGATCGTAGCTGGAACTGTTTCCACAACCAGAAGATACCATATCGCTCTTAGAAATCCTGAAAATTCGAAAGAGGAAAAGATCACCGAATGGAGCCAGATTATCGCAAATACGATCATCATGGTGTCCGCTGCATTCATGTATCCTCTCCAAAAAGGTGTGGAAGCACAGATTCAAGTTCTTTGGGTTTTGGGACTTTTACTTTTGGCAGGATTAAATTTTTATAATTTAAAGAATCCTGTATTTAAAAATGGGGAAGGTAAACAAAATACCAAACTTTCGAATGCATTATTATGCGTTCCTCTATATGCTTGGATGGCTCTTATCTGCGGATTGTACTTCTTCATTTTGGAAAAACACCCTGCAGGACTTGCGATCTATCTGCAAAAATTGACCGCACACGCTCAGCTCTATATCCAGATCGGCCTCTATGTTTGGACCGGTATTCTTTTGAGAGATACTTCTTTGGGAAAAAGATTTTTTGATCTTTTAAACCCATGGAAACTTCCTTCAGAATTGATGGCAGTGATCATCGTCGTTGTTGCGGCTCTTCCTACTGCTTATAGTGGTGCTTCCGGGATTGTGGTTTTAGCATTAGGTGCTACTATCTTCAAGGAATTGAGAAGGGCAGGTGCAAGCCAAGAGAGAGCTCTCGCGGCAACTGCAATGTCAGGAAGTTTAGGAGTGGTTCTTCCTCCATGTTTACTTGTTGTGATCGTTGCTTCTTTGAACTTAGAAGTGACTACAGACGAATTATTCCATTGGGGTTGGAGAGTTTTTGCACTTTCTTCCACTCTATTCTTGATCGTAAGCTGGTTTAGTAGAACTGAATCCTGGAAGATCCGTCCGGAACAAGACGCGTTCAAAAAATCTTTACTGGCATTCAAATCTTTCTCAGTGTATTTGGTGATCTCTATTGCAATCGTTCTTACGATCGTTCTTGCACTTGGAACCCATTTTGACGAAAGAACTGCTCCTTATATCCTTCCGATCGCAATGTTGGCACTTCTATTCATTGATTATAGAATTTCCAAAAAGGAAAAACTGGAAAAGGGTGAAACTCATAACGAAGAAGTGGAACTTTCCAGAACTTCTTATGATGCCGGCTCACATTTAGGGGCACTTCTTCTTCTCATGGGATTATCGGCTTGTATGGGTGGGGTTTTTGAAAGATCGGAAGTGATCAATCTATTCCCAACTCAATTAGGATCTCCAATGTCTGCGATGTTGATCTTAACATTTGCACTTGTGATCATTGGAATGTTAATGGATCCTTATGGAGCTGTGATCCTGGTTTCCGTGACCTTGTATCCGATCGCTAAAGCGAATGGCATCCATCCTTTGAATTTCTGGATGACTGCGCTTGTTTCCTTCGAGTTAGGCTATTTGACTCCACCGGTTGCACTCAATCACCTGTTGACTAAGCACGTTGTTAGAGATTTGTTAATAGAAGATAAGAGTTTGGAAGGAAAAGGTTTCTTCGCAAGGCATGAACATATCGTAATTCCGATTATAGTCCTGACACTTACCTTGCTCGTAACTGCTTTCGGGCCGATCCTTTATTCTAAATACGCCGGGTAA
- a CDS encoding inorganic phosphate transporter, whose product MDIFLIIVAVMAVLGVMDLLVGVSNDAVNFTNSAVGSRAASRKIILIVSAFGILLGALSSSGMMEVARKGIFHPEFFSLAELMFLFLAVMVSDIILLDLYNTLGLPTSTTVSLVFELLGASLVLAILKADTLNDAFKIINSESALKIIFGIALSVILAFFAGLILMFFFRLIFSFRLEKTMKWFGGIFSGLAVTVVIFFILLTAMKGSTFLSKDVLAWIQANFKTILVLNFIGFSILFQILILSKINVLKIVVLFGTAALAMAFASNDLVNFIGVPIASLQTHELIKAANWDANTMASGLGKEVLTDNRLLIGAALIMIVALFKSKKAETVTRTEVSLGSQGETVEAYQSSLVARVFVQIAVGIYYPIKRFLPSIIRNWISSRFKQSGTLELVRLHESDAFDLLRASVNILIASALILIGTIEKLPLSTTFVTFMVAMGTSLADGAWQKENAVNRVSGVLTVVGGWFMTAIFASFTGGFIAALFYFFGFAAVVVVLVFTFFLVLAFNRIHKKRKAEYDENLEKLLLLSKHPEKALSKSLSSLLGNLLLAKKAMNTLSSGYIGGKKKDFKQASKILKNLKKNYESSISGFLSLVDRHFDESDFQSIHPFTNALGYIDRIAENLTNIHRNTSEKIDRFQTGLTKDEREDLKELRKLAEDLFELLAQSDKVPGLVEKARSGKKTKELSDIKVRIYKNQMKRIRKGDSKLKSSVAYFLVVEELVDINENLFSLAEELVWVLPWIETKKKQFAKGNFGPSKLEFPKTKGKKKKKK is encoded by the coding sequence ATGGATATTTTCTTAATCATAGTAGCGGTCATGGCTGTGCTCGGGGTAATGGACTTACTCGTCGGAGTTTCCAATGACGCAGTGAACTTTACGAATTCAGCAGTCGGATCTAGAGCAGCTTCCAGAAAAATCATCCTGATCGTTTCTGCATTCGGTATCTTGCTCGGAGCTTTAAGCTCCAGCGGAATGATGGAGGTCGCAAGAAAAGGGATCTTTCATCCTGAATTTTTCAGCCTAGCAGAGTTGATGTTCTTATTTTTAGCGGTGATGGTCTCGGATATTATCCTTCTGGACTTATACAATACCTTAGGACTTCCTACTTCCACTACAGTGTCTTTGGTTTTTGAATTATTGGGCGCCTCCTTGGTACTGGCAATTCTCAAAGCTGATACATTAAACGACGCCTTCAAGATCATAAACTCAGAGTCCGCTTTAAAGATCATATTCGGGATCGCACTATCTGTAATACTCGCATTTTTTGCGGGGCTGATACTGATGTTCTTCTTCCGATTGATATTTAGTTTCCGTTTGGAAAAAACGATGAAATGGTTCGGGGGAATTTTCTCAGGACTTGCAGTCACAGTAGTGATCTTCTTCATTCTACTTACTGCGATGAAAGGATCTACTTTCCTGAGTAAAGATGTGTTAGCTTGGATCCAGGCAAATTTCAAAACCATATTGGTCCTGAATTTTATAGGATTTTCCATTCTTTTCCAAATACTGATCTTATCTAAAATAAACGTTCTGAAGATCGTAGTATTATTTGGAACAGCTGCACTTGCGATGGCATTTGCAAGTAATGACTTAGTGAACTTTATTGGAGTTCCAATTGCAAGTTTACAAACCCACGAATTGATCAAAGCAGCTAATTGGGATGCAAATACAATGGCATCCGGTTTAGGAAAGGAAGTCCTAACTGATAATAGACTTCTGATCGGTGCAGCCCTCATCATGATCGTCGCATTATTCAAATCCAAGAAGGCGGAAACAGTAACCAGAACAGAAGTAAGCTTAGGCTCCCAAGGAGAAACTGTAGAAGCGTATCAATCCAGTTTGGTCGCAAGAGTATTCGTTCAGATTGCAGTTGGTATTTATTATCCTATCAAAAGATTTTTGCCTTCGATCATCCGAAATTGGATCTCTTCCAGATTTAAACAAAGTGGGACCCTGGAATTAGTTCGTTTACATGAAAGTGATGCGTTCGATCTACTCAGAGCCTCCGTAAACATACTTATCGCTTCCGCACTTATCCTGATTGGAACTATAGAAAAACTTCCTCTCTCTACAACATTTGTAACCTTCATGGTGGCAATGGGAACCTCTCTTGCGGACGGGGCTTGGCAGAAGGAAAATGCAGTCAATCGTGTGAGCGGAGTTTTAACTGTAGTAGGTGGATGGTTTATGACTGCGATATTCGCTTCCTTTACAGGTGGATTTATCGCGGCTCTATTCTATTTCTTCGGATTTGCAGCGGTTGTAGTAGTTTTAGTATTCACATTCTTCTTAGTTCTCGCATTCAATCGTATCCACAAGAAAAGAAAGGCAGAATACGATGAGAATCTGGAAAAATTACTCTTACTCAGTAAACATCCGGAAAAAGCACTTTCTAAATCACTTTCTTCCTTATTAGGTAATTTGTTATTGGCGAAGAAGGCGATGAATACTCTTTCTTCCGGTTATATTGGCGGGAAGAAGAAAGATTTCAAACAAGCTTCTAAGATCCTAAAGAACTTAAAGAAAAATTACGAATCCTCCATTTCCGGTTTCTTAAGTCTGGTTGATAGACATTTCGACGAGTCCGATTTCCAATCCATACATCCTTTCACAAATGCACTCGGCTATATAGATCGTATCGCGGAGAATCTTACAAATATACATAGGAACACTTCCGAAAAGATAGATCGTTTCCAAACCGGTCTTACCAAGGACGAAAGAGAAGATCTAAAAGAACTTCGTAAATTAGCGGAAGATCTTTTCGAACTTTTGGCACAATCCGACAAGGTCCCAGGTTTAGTGGAAAAGGCAAGATCCGGCAAAAAGACTAAAGAACTTTCAGATATCAAAGTCCGTATCTATAAAAACCAGATGAAACGTATCCGCAAAGGAGATAGCAAATTAAAATCCAGCGTTGCTTACTTCTTAGTGGTAGAAGAACTTGTGGATATTAACGAAAACTTATTCTCTCTGGCAGAAGAACTGGTTTGGGTTTTACCTTGGATCGAAACCAAGAAGAAACAATTTGCAAAAGGAAATTTCGGTCCTTCTAAACTGGAATTCCCTAAGACCAAAGGTAAGAAGAAAAAGAAGAAGTAA
- a CDS encoding RNA recognition motif domain-containing protein gives MKISVGNLPQEWKEEDLEKLFSKYGKAEHISIKKDKLTGRSLGYGSLELEDGAAKKALEALNKYEVSGKVLTVVDAEEWKKEFDKKQSVKGGPNHNKVQGSQTTGGFGSSVRRTGGRGK, from the coding sequence ATGAAGATTTCAGTGGGCAATCTTCCCCAGGAATGGAAGGAAGAAGATTTGGAAAAATTATTCTCCAAATATGGAAAGGCCGAACATATTTCCATCAAAAAGGATAAACTCACAGGACGGTCTTTGGGTTACGGTTCTTTAGAATTGGAAGATGGGGCAGCAAAAAAGGCCCTGGAAGCTTTAAACAAGTACGAGGTTTCCGGAAAAGTTTTAACGGTGGTAGACGCCGAAGAATGGAAAAAAGAATTCGATAAAAAACAATCCGTGAAAGGTGGGCCAAATCACAATAAGGTGCAGGGAAGCCAGACCACGGGCGGTTTTGGAAGTTCCGTCAGACGTACTGGAGGTAGAGGAAAATGA
- a CDS encoding FKBP-type peptidyl-prolyl cis-trans isomerase, with the protein MNLKRIYILTAILISAFVLSLGVFAQGNGLVIKDIKKGTGKEAFNGSNVTVHYTGWLTNGKKFDSSKDRGTPFRFDLGAGQVIRGWDKGVQGMKEGGVRKLTIPPEMGYGSSGAGTIPPNSTLIFEVELLKVY; encoded by the coding sequence ATGAATTTAAAAAGAATCTATATATTAACCGCAATTTTAATCTCAGCATTTGTTCTGAGCCTGGGAGTATTCGCTCAAGGCAACGGTCTGGTGATTAAAGATATCAAAAAGGGAACAGGAAAAGAGGCCTTCAATGGGTCTAACGTAACCGTTCATTATACCGGCTGGCTTACCAACGGAAAAAAATTCGATAGCTCCAAAGACAGAGGAACTCCGTTCCGCTTCGATCTGGGCGCAGGGCAAGTGATCCGTGGTTGGGACAAAGGGGTCCAAGGTATGAAAGAAGGTGGGGTCCGTAAATTGACAATCCCTCCTGAAATGGGTTACGGAAGCTCCGGAGCTGGAACTATCCCTCCTAACTCTACACTGATTTTTGAAGTAGAATTACTCAAAGTTTACTGA
- a CDS encoding PAS domain-containing sensor histidine kinase encodes MNQENILTTTTSSQYRTLFEHQPLAAFLVEADGTIALVNQKFEDISGKKKSEIEGRMKWSQFAHPDDTESLTDAFIDRFRHEVPKVFSARTRLLSASGYKKVYVRANRIPTEEGRVLVQIQELDEEGLLKDYSLEDSDYRWRSFLMEGMDFVVIMDLNGNVLFINKTFTGVPADEIQGKNFFEILKTSDALKLQAVIARVLKTGKPEAFEEWSSFTGKKSHYYIRISPVTKQKEISAILLAISDTTQQKESDSDRLRRMESQRHRQKLEALGTLAAGVAHEINNPLTGILNYAELVRTQVEENESLSKNMEVIIRESERISGIVRSLLGFAHKEEGIKAHVSTGEILYSSIQLLLPFLIRDGIRVEGMDDLVDPDSEIPLVIGEPQKLKQVFLNLITNARDSLNEKYPFETDRKKIKVSQSVFERGDTRFVRITVKDWGLGIGDENLNRIFDPFFTTKPTTVGTGLGLSVSYEIVREMGGDIEVESSEEEYATFHIMIPASEKIS; translated from the coding sequence TTGAATCAAGAAAACATATTAACTACTACAACTTCTTCCCAGTATCGTACTCTATTCGAACACCAACCATTAGCCGCGTTTTTAGTAGAAGCAGACGGGACAATTGCTCTAGTAAACCAGAAGTTCGAAGACATCTCCGGAAAGAAAAAGTCGGAGATAGAAGGAAGAATGAAATGGTCCCAGTTCGCACATCCTGACGATACCGAAAGCCTGACAGATGCATTCATAGATAGATTTCGACATGAAGTCCCAAAAGTGTTTTCCGCAAGAACAAGACTACTTTCCGCAAGCGGTTACAAAAAAGTATATGTAAGAGCAAACAGGATCCCAACGGAAGAAGGTAGAGTACTTGTTCAAATACAAGAGTTAGATGAAGAAGGCCTTCTCAAAGATTATTCCTTAGAAGATTCGGATTATCGCTGGCGTTCCTTTCTTATGGAAGGAATGGATTTCGTGGTTATTATGGACCTGAATGGGAATGTATTATTCATCAATAAAACATTCACAGGAGTTCCTGCAGACGAGATCCAAGGTAAGAACTTTTTCGAAATATTAAAAACTTCTGATGCACTAAAATTGCAGGCAGTGATTGCGAGAGTATTAAAAACAGGAAAGCCGGAAGCATTCGAAGAATGGAGTAGCTTCACCGGGAAAAAAAGCCATTATTATATTAGGATTTCTCCGGTAACAAAACAGAAAGAGATCAGTGCGATCTTACTTGCGATCTCGGATACCACCCAACAAAAGGAATCGGATTCCGATCGTTTGAGAAGAATGGAATCCCAAAGACATCGCCAAAAATTAGAAGCACTTGGAACTTTGGCCGCAGGTGTTGCCCACGAGATCAATAATCCGCTTACAGGGATCTTAAATTACGCAGAACTTGTTCGCACCCAAGTAGAAGAGAATGAATCCCTTTCTAAAAATATGGAAGTTATTATTCGGGAAAGCGAAAGAATTTCCGGAATTGTAAGAAGTTTATTAGGTTTTGCTCATAAAGAAGAAGGGATCAAAGCCCATGTTTCTACCGGAGAAATTTTATATTCTTCTATCCAACTTCTTTTACCATTCCTGATCCGAGACGGGATCCGTGTAGAAGGAATGGACGATTTGGTGGATCCGGATTCGGAAATTCCGCTTGTGATCGGGGAACCCCAAAAACTAAAACAGGTTTTTCTAAACTTGATCACCAATGCGAGAGATTCATTAAACGAAAAATATCCTTTTGAGACGGATCGTAAGAAGATCAAAGTATCTCAGTCCGTTTTTGAAAGAGGAGATACTCGTTTTGTCCGGATCACTGTAAAAGATTGGGGACTCGGGATCGGAGACGAGAATTTAAATCGGATTTTTGATCCATTCTTCACCACAAAACCAACCACGGTCGGAACCGGACTTGGACTTTCAGTCAGCTATGAGATCGTCCGCGAAATGGGCGGAGATATAGAGGTAGAAAGCTCCGAAGAAGAATACGCGACATTTCATATCATGATCCCTGCTTCGGAAAAGATTTCTTGA
- a CDS encoding SpoIIE family protein phosphatase has product MSEAEEKTSGTRTPFQSASRKDVIRILERITDAFLSLDRELRILYANFEAEKLLDIIRENLVGKRLPEILPQFNYTSLFPAMIESMHSGLPKDLEILDPKENIWYEVRIFPSVEDIAVYLRDVTARKEGEVKLKESEERLSELVRTSLDSILSVNESMQIVMMNPAAEKMLGYSSWEVNGKSLDLLFPPRRKKYISRVLYKIGENPDRGIFGPFRARRKNGTELILEASVSKVNTSSGKGYTLILRDITDRISIQKKLRGTVEELKTVDRQRLDLLQNLEAEVESRSNELTRFYRLMKEELSLAKRVQNSLLPPIDYSIPGVQTFVNYVPVMEVGGDWFDIFEFRPGVLRVILADATGHGVQAALVTMTIKGVYEPLKYLADSPVELIRGINIDYCRNFKNLQMYFSCFILDVDTIERKIRFASGGHPALLWKSKSGIKPLERTGSLLGLNSKMEYLEEEYDYSAGDSILMLTDGIFEEFDSEQNPFGEERIEKIYRESDLSGLELHSQIIKEMKAHLGEKDPQDDITLISLNLT; this is encoded by the coding sequence ATGTCTGAAGCAGAGGAAAAAACTTCCGGAACCCGTACCCCTTTCCAATCCGCTTCTAGAAAAGATGTAATTCGGATCTTAGAAAGAATTACAGACGCATTCCTGTCTCTGGACAGGGAACTTAGGATCTTATACGCTAACTTTGAGGCTGAAAAACTACTGGATATTATCCGGGAAAATTTAGTGGGCAAAAGATTACCTGAGATACTTCCCCAATTCAATTATACTTCTTTATTCCCAGCAATGATAGAGTCCATGCATTCCGGACTTCCAAAAGATCTAGAAATCTTAGATCCTAAGGAGAATATCTGGTACGAGGTCCGTATATTTCCTTCTGTCGAAGATATTGCAGTTTATTTGCGTGATGTGACTGCCAGAAAAGAAGGAGAAGTAAAACTCAAAGAATCGGAGGAAAGACTTTCCGAACTTGTGAGAACTTCTCTGGATTCTATACTTTCCGTGAATGAGTCCATGCAAATTGTAATGATGAATCCGGCAGCGGAGAAGATGTTAGGATATTCCTCTTGGGAAGTAAATGGGAAGTCGTTGGATCTATTATTCCCCCCGAGACGTAAGAAATATATTTCCAGAGTATTGTATAAAATAGGAGAGAATCCTGATAGAGGGATCTTTGGACCGTTTAGGGCCAGGCGAAAAAATGGGACTGAACTTATTTTAGAAGCATCCGTTTCCAAGGTAAATACCTCTTCCGGAAAAGGTTATACCCTTATACTTCGAGATATCACTGATAGGATTTCCATCCAAAAGAAACTTAGAGGAACCGTTGAAGAACTTAAGACGGTAGATAGGCAGAGGCTGGATCTACTACAAAATCTGGAAGCAGAAGTAGAGTCCCGTTCCAATGAGCTTACAAGATTTTATCGTTTAATGAAGGAAGAATTGAGCCTTGCCAAGCGGGTCCAAAACAGCTTACTTCCTCCAATCGATTATTCAATCCCCGGAGTTCAAACTTTTGTAAATTACGTTCCAGTAATGGAAGTGGGAGGGGACTGGTTCGATATATTCGAATTTCGTCCTGGAGTTCTTAGAGTTATTCTGGCGGATGCTACGGGCCACGGTGTTCAAGCGGCACTTGTAACAATGACAATCAAAGGAGTTTATGAGCCTCTTAAATATTTGGCTGATTCTCCCGTGGAGCTAATTAGAGGGATCAATATTGATTATTGTAGGAACTTTAAAAACCTACAGATGTATTTTTCCTGCTTTATATTAGATGTGGATACGATAGAAAGAAAGATAAGATTCGCATCTGGAGGACACCCAGCGCTCTTATGGAAATCCAAATCAGGGATCAAACCTTTAGAAAGAACAGGATCTCTTTTGGGTTTAAATTCAAAGATGGAATATCTGGAAGAAGAATACGATTATTCGGCAGGGGATTCCATACTGATGCTAACAGATGGAATCTTTGAAGAATTTGATTCTGAGCAAAATCCATTCGGTGAAGAAAGGATCGAAAAAATTTATAGAGAATCCGACTTAAGTGGGTTGGAACTACATTCTCAGATCATAAAAGAAATGAAAGCCCACCTGGGAGAAAAAGATCCCCAGGATGATATCACTCTGATTTCTCTGAACCTGACCTAA
- the pgsB gene encoding poly-gamma-glutamate synthase PgsB: MSEFLILVPLLLVLLGFGFVEYILHLSRRNKISVRIHVNGTRGKSSVTRLIASGLKEGGFQVLAKTTGTIPRLILPDGSEKNIIRYGAPNILEQKFAIQEAVKQGANVIVLECMALVPFNQKVSEEKLVKATHTIITNVREDHLEIMGPEKKDVALALSGSIPESKVLFTSEKEFYAFFQEVCRNKNTEIIPARFEKYSDLNYMQGFAYYEHPENVVLALEVCESLGVKPEIAVRGMWSHSPDLGASFFAKYNLGKKKIAFANGFAANDPRSAASIWENAILEFPEYVYKVSLVNCRKDRPERSEQMAKEILCWKKNPADLILVIGEETEVFKKTCLKLGLANSKLEDLKNLDAKGILGFFESSLPSNSMVVGLGNIGGIGLELLKYLKQKEMSKD; encoded by the coding sequence GTGTCCGAATTTCTAATATTAGTTCCATTACTTCTGGTTTTATTAGGATTCGGATTTGTTGAATATATTCTTCATCTTTCCAGAAGAAACAAAATCTCAGTGCGTATCCATGTAAACGGCACTCGAGGAAAAAGTTCCGTCACACGACTGATCGCATCCGGCTTGAAAGAAGGTGGATTTCAAGTTCTCGCTAAAACCACAGGAACTATTCCGAGGCTGATTTTGCCCGACGGTTCTGAAAAAAATATAATCAGATACGGCGCTCCCAATATTTTAGAGCAGAAGTTTGCGATCCAAGAGGCAGTAAAACAAGGAGCCAATGTAATCGTTTTAGAATGTATGGCTCTTGTTCCGTTCAACCAAAAAGTTTCGGAAGAAAAATTGGTTAAGGCTACACATACTATCATTACAAATGTAAGAGAAGATCATTTGGAAATTATGGGGCCGGAGAAAAAGGACGTGGCCTTAGCTCTAAGCGGTTCTATTCCTGAATCCAAAGTATTATTTACTTCGGAAAAGGAATTTTATGCTTTTTTTCAAGAAGTTTGTAGAAATAAGAATACTGAGATTATTCCGGCTCGTTTTGAAAAATATTCTGACCTGAACTATATGCAAGGTTTTGCATATTATGAACATCCTGAAAATGTAGTTTTAGCATTGGAAGTATGTGAGTCATTGGGAGTAAAACCGGAGATTGCGGTACGAGGAATGTGGTCTCATTCTCCTGATTTGGGAGCTAGTTTTTTTGCTAAATACAATTTAGGTAAGAAGAAGATAGCCTTTGCAAATGGTTTTGCTGCAAATGATCCAAGATCCGCGGCAAGTATTTGGGAGAATGCAATCCTAGAGTTTCCCGAATATGTATATAAAGTTTCTCTTGTAAATTGTAGAAAAGACAGACCGGAAAGATCGGAACAAATGGCTAAAGAGATCCTTTGCTGGAAAAAAAATCCTGCGGATTTGATTTTGGTCATAGGAGAGGAGACCGAAGTATTCAAAAAAACCTGTTTGAAACTCGGTTTAGCAAATTCTAAATTAGAAGATCTAAAAAACCTAGATGCAAAAGGGATCTTGGGATTTTTTGAAAGTTCTCTGCCTTCTAATTCAATGGTAGTTGGACTTGGAAATATAGGTGGAATAGGTTTGGAACTTTTGAAATATTTAAAACAAAAGGAAATGTCGAAAGATTGA